One genomic window of Metopolophium dirhodum isolate CAU chromosome 4, ASM1992520v1, whole genome shotgun sequence includes the following:
- the LOC132942861 gene encoding uncharacterized peptidase C1-like protein F26E4.3 isoform X2, producing the protein MKAGHQNCSQMTVIAVATMVTLACSLKIVAADERIADDLAGDYCANVGCCGERQDDVCSAPILGTRCYCDDFCYLNRTGSDDCCPDFMSVCKGVESLPPEPLKIPKLQYYTEKPNCNLGEVMNINCNGCRCQKIDEMPTLICNHSECLVDPSLLDAIRNQSRQFGWSAKNYSEFWGRTYDDGLKWRLGTLQQPEKILQIVPLKAMFHRDHLKSSFDLRKVFGDNITDPIDQGWCGASWAISTAQVTTDRFVIMTKGLMRDALSPKHLLSCNNLDLQRGCQGGHLTSAWNWIRTFGLVTDECYPWDGRASGCAVSNQRSNNNLIVSCPRSAKTSPLRRVGLMYRVATEEGIMYEIMNWGSVQAMMKVSKEFFMYESGVYKCSKLDLGSKTGYHTVRIVGWGEEQQNGKTVKYWIVSNSWGLWWGENGYFRILKGTNECQIEDFVVAAMADIGNFCNISDKSFRENASYTLNGTKIDIS; encoded by the exons ATGAAGGCGGGGCATCAGAACTGCAGCCAGATGACCGTGATTGCTGTTGCAACGATGGTGACATTAGCGTGCTCCTTGAAAATCGTGGCGGCCGACGAAAGAATTGCCGACGACTTGGCCGGGGATTACTGCGCAAATGTTGGGTGCTGCGGTGAGAGGCAGGACGATGTTTGCTCCGCACCGATATTGGGCACGAGGTGCTACTGCGACGATTTCTGCTACCTTAACCGCACCGGGTCCGATGACTGTTGTCCCGACTTCATGTCGGTCTGCAAAGGCGTGGAATCACTCCCGCCTGAACCGCTGAAAATCCCTAAAC tacaatattatactgaaaaacCGAATTGTAATCTTGGAGAAGTGATGAATATAAATTGCAATGGATG ccGATGTCAAAAAATCGACGAAATGCCGACGCTGATATGTAACCACAGCGAATGTCTTGTCGATCCGTCACTCTTGGACGCGATTAGAAACCAAAGTCGTCAATTTGGATGGTCTGCCAAAAATTACAGTGAATTTTGGGGCAGAACATATGACGATGGACTTAAATGGCGGCTAGGTACACTGCAACAACCGGAAAAG attttacaaattgtacCTTTGAAAGCTATGTTCCACCGAGATCATTTAAAGTCATCTTTCGATCTCCGCAAAGTTTTTGGTGATAACATTACCGATCCTATCGATCAGGGTTGGTGTGGCGCGTCCTGGGCCATAAGCACTGCTCAAGTGACCACCGACCGTTTTGTTATAATGACCAAAGGATTGATGCGTGACGCTCTGTCACCGAAACACTTGTTGTCCTGTAACAATCTTGACCTACAACGAGGATGCCAAGGTGGCCATTTGACCAGTGCTTGGAATTGGATAAGGACATTTGG ACTAGTCACAGATGAATGTTACCCGTGGGATGGTCGGGCGTCAGGTTGTGCGGTGTCCAATCAGAGaagtaataataacttaatcgTGTCATGTCCGCGCTCCGCCAAAACTTCGCCACTTAGACGAGTCGGTCTGATGTACAGAGTTGCTACAGAAGAGGGCATTATGTATGAGATCATGAATTGGGGATCAGTTCAAg CCATGATGAAAGTGTCCAAAGAATTTTTCATGTATGAATCAGGCGTGTACAAGTGTTCAAAATTGGATTTGGGATCGAAAACAGGATATCATACTGTAAGGATTGTTGGTTGGGGTGAAGAGCAACAGAATGgcaaaacagtaaaatattgg ATCGTTTCAAACTCGTGGGGACTTTGGTGGGGTGAAAACGGATACTTCCGGATACTGAAAGGAACTAACGAGTGTCAGATCGAAGACTTCGTTGTAGCTGCGATGGCGGACATCGGCAATTTCTGTAACATATCGGATAAGTCGTTCAGAGAAAATGCTTCATACACATTGAATGGTACAAAAATCGATATTTCTTAA
- the LOC132942861 gene encoding uncharacterized peptidase C1-like protein F26E4.3 isoform X1, with product MWTRWMFLFEHNMKAGHQNCSQMTVIAVATMVTLACSLKIVAADERIADDLAGDYCANVGCCGERQDDVCSAPILGTRCYCDDFCYLNRTGSDDCCPDFMSVCKGVESLPPEPLKIPKLQYYTEKPNCNLGEVMNINCNGCRCQKIDEMPTLICNHSECLVDPSLLDAIRNQSRQFGWSAKNYSEFWGRTYDDGLKWRLGTLQQPEKILQIVPLKAMFHRDHLKSSFDLRKVFGDNITDPIDQGWCGASWAISTAQVTTDRFVIMTKGLMRDALSPKHLLSCNNLDLQRGCQGGHLTSAWNWIRTFGLVTDECYPWDGRASGCAVSNQRSNNNLIVSCPRSAKTSPLRRVGLMYRVATEEGIMYEIMNWGSVQAMMKVSKEFFMYESGVYKCSKLDLGSKTGYHTVRIVGWGEEQQNGKTVKYWIVSNSWGLWWGENGYFRILKGTNECQIEDFVVAAMADIGNFCNISDKSFRENASYTLNGTKIDIS from the exons ATGTGGACCCGATGGATGTTTCTCTTTGAGCATAAT ATGAAGGCGGGGCATCAGAACTGCAGCCAGATGACCGTGATTGCTGTTGCAACGATGGTGACATTAGCGTGCTCCTTGAAAATCGTGGCGGCCGACGAAAGAATTGCCGACGACTTGGCCGGGGATTACTGCGCAAATGTTGGGTGCTGCGGTGAGAGGCAGGACGATGTTTGCTCCGCACCGATATTGGGCACGAGGTGCTACTGCGACGATTTCTGCTACCTTAACCGCACCGGGTCCGATGACTGTTGTCCCGACTTCATGTCGGTCTGCAAAGGCGTGGAATCACTCCCGCCTGAACCGCTGAAAATCCCTAAAC tacaatattatactgaaaaacCGAATTGTAATCTTGGAGAAGTGATGAATATAAATTGCAATGGATG ccGATGTCAAAAAATCGACGAAATGCCGACGCTGATATGTAACCACAGCGAATGTCTTGTCGATCCGTCACTCTTGGACGCGATTAGAAACCAAAGTCGTCAATTTGGATGGTCTGCCAAAAATTACAGTGAATTTTGGGGCAGAACATATGACGATGGACTTAAATGGCGGCTAGGTACACTGCAACAACCGGAAAAG attttacaaattgtacCTTTGAAAGCTATGTTCCACCGAGATCATTTAAAGTCATCTTTCGATCTCCGCAAAGTTTTTGGTGATAACATTACCGATCCTATCGATCAGGGTTGGTGTGGCGCGTCCTGGGCCATAAGCACTGCTCAAGTGACCACCGACCGTTTTGTTATAATGACCAAAGGATTGATGCGTGACGCTCTGTCACCGAAACACTTGTTGTCCTGTAACAATCTTGACCTACAACGAGGATGCCAAGGTGGCCATTTGACCAGTGCTTGGAATTGGATAAGGACATTTGG ACTAGTCACAGATGAATGTTACCCGTGGGATGGTCGGGCGTCAGGTTGTGCGGTGTCCAATCAGAGaagtaataataacttaatcgTGTCATGTCCGCGCTCCGCCAAAACTTCGCCACTTAGACGAGTCGGTCTGATGTACAGAGTTGCTACAGAAGAGGGCATTATGTATGAGATCATGAATTGGGGATCAGTTCAAg CCATGATGAAAGTGTCCAAAGAATTTTTCATGTATGAATCAGGCGTGTACAAGTGTTCAAAATTGGATTTGGGATCGAAAACAGGATATCATACTGTAAGGATTGTTGGTTGGGGTGAAGAGCAACAGAATGgcaaaacagtaaaatattgg ATCGTTTCAAACTCGTGGGGACTTTGGTGGGGTGAAAACGGATACTTCCGGATACTGAAAGGAACTAACGAGTGTCAGATCGAAGACTTCGTTGTAGCTGCGATGGCGGACATCGGCAATTTCTGTAACATATCGGATAAGTCGTTCAGAGAAAATGCTTCATACACATTGAATGGTACAAAAATCGATATTTCTTAA